A window of Nicotiana sylvestris chromosome 8, ASM39365v2, whole genome shotgun sequence genomic DNA:
ATATGCccgcaccatggtattccagatctgatgttggggcaacggttttacatgggattgtcagatagcgtgaagaacattgttgatgcttcagctggtggagcatttttgagcaaaacatagagagaaggccagagtctgcttgacaagatggcacaaaattcgggatggacaaccaggaatgcacctatcactccagtggttcacTCAGTACCCTTAGATCCATTCAACTttatggctgaaaatatggccaccttattgacacagatgagtatactcactaaaaaggtggaagagtcagggcagaagtagcaggtacacatcgtagatactaccaatgggggcttgtgcgcatcttgcattagtcatCCAATCGGTAACCAATGGAATGCAAAACATGATCATTACCactaccctgaagacatgaattatgtgtctaattatggaggccagacacagggtggtcagaattggggccagcAAAATCAGCAATACAGGTAAATCCATCCACAGTTCAATaatggaaacatgggaggtatgagacccccaAACAATATGGTACCTTACCCAAGGCCACATGGATATAATAATTAGAATCAGCAGCAGGGGTATCACCCTCCTcagcagcatggtggaaggcaggaagaggggtttgctagacttgaggcaatgatgtggcaggttattgggtctaatgcaaaGTTTAATGAGAGAGTGGATGCACATGATGCAACaatcaagaatattgaagtgcaggtGGGCCAAATTTCTATGTCTCTAaacaatcgtcctcatgggacactACGTGCAGACACccagataaatccaaaagatcaaggcccaaagCAGCTGATGGCGGTAAGTCTACATAATGGCAGAGATCTGGATGTAGAGCAAGATAGGGCTCGAGAAACTAGACAAGCTGAGACATTtataccagtgcccattgagctggatgagtcAACGAAACAGACGGAGGTGCCAGTCcagcctgcccaggaagaaaATAGCATCCAGAATGCGACCGAGAAAGAAGTTGAGACAGTCCAGGAACCAGTAGTTGATGTAGCAGCTGATAAGGATCAATCCCAgttgattgggaagaagagacctcttGCACCTTTCCCTCAGAGGCTGGCTAAGTATCAAAAGGAGGAACAATACAAGAAGTTCTTCAaaatgctgaaacaaatccaggtaaacataccattgattgaagctttgaaggagatgcctgggtatgaaaaaatgatgaaggacttgatgtcccgaaagtttgatttccaagacttggccacagttactcttactcagacatgtagtgcagtggtgactagaccaattgtAGAAAAGCTGTCTGGCCCAGAGAGCTTTACAATTTCATGCActattggtaattttgcttttgctaaagcattgtgtgatctaggggccaacatcaatcttatgcccctggcgattTATAAAAGGCTgggcattggaagagctagacccacctctatgttgttgcagctggctgacaggacAGTGAAACGACCGTCTGGTATACTAGATGATGTGCTAgttcaggtagggaaatttgtgttccctgcagattttgtgatcttagactgcagagtggatgaagagattcccataattttgggaagatcATTCTTGGCCACAAGGAGAGCTCTCATTAATTGTGAAAtcggggagctcaagatgagattgaacgatgaggagataacattcaatgtgcagaaatctatgaggcgaccaagtgaattcgccaattgttctcttattgatgccgtggatgtaatcgtGGAGACTGATGATGAGGTGCTAACCATTGAGGACCCCCTTGCTGCATGTTTAATGAATTTGGATGAGGTGAATGGAGAGGAACTAGCGGAATGGGTATTGGCATTAGAgggtagagggttctgggatagaactctAGAATTTGAGCCCTTACACTTGGAAAATCGAGcgactcctccagccaagccatctatcgaagaaccaccaaagttgtagttaaagccattgcccaaccatctcaggtatgaattccttggacctaactccacattacctgttattatctcatctagtttgttagatgtgcaggcgcaacaactcttgcaggtacttaaggagttgtgagaaagagaagagatcattatgttgcccctcCTTGCCGGActattgttgctttatttgttatctcccttgtcgggatgttgatgttattgatgttgtcccttgccgggacttgttgttgaactattgttcccttgccaggattatTATTGCAGATTTCATTTAttttccttgccctattgtttgttattgttgtttgggtgagaaagagagttaaagcacgaatggtgatggcGTGTATTATttttatgaggaaagagtgttaaagcacgaagggtgatgccgtgtatgatttgtaaggaaagagtgtaaagcacgaagggtgatgccgtgtcgcacgatgtaccattctgtgccgattatattgattatatggtgaggaaagagagttaaagcacgaagggtgatgtcgtgcacatttttgttacttgattgttttggtgaggaagagagtaaaagcacgaagggtgatgtcgtgcatttattggtttctggttctttgttgatatccgagatatattgtttctttcatttaCTTTTTGTCTTTCTATTTGGAATTGATATCTGCCCCGCAGCATGCTACCCCTCCCATATTTAACTATTTATTACTGTTCTTTTCTGTTGTATATagttgaactgcacaggttatttggtagtatggtcatagcctcatcactacttagccgaggttaggctaggcactaaccagcacatggggtcggttgtgctgatactatattctgcactatgtgcagatcctggagcagcttttggaccgtagtttggaggctaccttcaatccacgcggagatccaaggtagacatgtaggcgtctgcaggccctggcatctcctctatcctttatttcctatttctTCTCTTTGCTTCAGAAACCGTGTGTAttttattttcagactttgtatttaacactcttagatcgtctgtggtactatgacaccagttctgggtgattaaggcttaaactgttgtaatagTTACATGTTcggatattttattattttcttccgcTCATTCTAAATTTCCACTGTTTACACGTTGTTGTtttataattgttaaaaggtaataaatggataatgaagtaattagttcaaaggattggcttgcctagatcacattagtaggttccatcacgactcccgagggtgagaaatccgtGTCGTGACACATGTACTTTGCACAACTTCCATTTTCATTTAGTGATGTAATATTTTCCTTGTTAAGAGATTTTCACAACTAATATCGTCAGTGTGCTTGATAATCAATTGTTATGGAAAAAGgaccaaatcatcttttattgtatgctcttttTCATTTCTGATACGAAATAAGAAATCACTGAATGTTGTATTTGTCCTTATTGTTAGCCATAAAGGGGATCAGCCCCGCctactgtatgcacaaaattctactggaagagggacacaaaccttccagggaacgtcaaagaaggctgaaccctaacatgaaggaagtggtgaagaaggaagtaATATAGTGGTTAGACGCGGGAATTATCTTCCCAATCTCTGACAACAGTtgggttagcccagttcaatgtgtacctaaaaagggtggcatgacaATAGTTAAGAATGATAACAATGAATTGATCTCTACAAGAACAGTCACGGGCTGGAGAATTTTCATGGATTATAGAAAGCCAAATCTAGCCAcacggaaagaccacttcccacttcccttcattgatcataTGTTAGACAGactggcagggaggtcacacttctgttttctggacgggtactcaggatacaaccagattttcattgcaccggaggacagagagaagacttCTTTCACTTGTccttatggcatttatgcctttcggaggatgccctttggcctatgcaacgcaCCCGCCATATTCCAACGGTGCAtaatggccatattcactgacatggtagaggacataatggaggtgttcatggatgacttctcagtggtgggaaatttatttgatgagtgcttgataAATCTGACGCGTGTGCTGAAATGGTGTATCGAGACTAACCTGGTtttgaactgggagaagtgccacttcatggtacaagaaggcatagtcttggggcatcgggtgtcaagcaaaggaattgaggtggatcgtgctaaagtgGATGTAATAGCAAAGCTATCTCCTCCAACTTCAATCAAAGCAATCAGAAGTTTCCTTGGtcatgccggtttctaccggagattcataaaagacttctcaaaaatgtcaaccctctctgtaagttgttagaaaaagatcaccctttcttgttttctgatgattgcagggtagcattcgaggagctgaAAAAGAGACTGGTCACAACACCTATCATTGTTTCCCCTAACTGGGAGCAGCCATTCGAATGTGTGATGCCAGCGACTacgcagtgggggcagtgctgggaCAACAGAAGGACAAGTTGATGCATCCAATATACTATGCTAGTAGAAtgctgagtggagcccagctgaactatactgtgactgagaaggagatgtcggctgtggtgtttgctttcgacaagttcagatcatatctgattggttctaaggtaattgtatacactgatcatgcagctctcaggtacttgattgagaagaaggagtctaagtcgcgcctgattcgttgggtgttgctgctgcaagaattcgaccttgaaatttgtgaccgtaagggcacagagaaccaagtcgctgatcatctatcacgacttgagggagctgaaaatgcagttgaggttgaagatattctggaaacctttccagacgagcagtTGCTCGCTACTGATCTTGAGaaagcgccatggtatgcagactttgcaaattacctggcctgcggtatagttccctatgacctttcatctgtacaaaagaaaaagttttatcgtgactgccgcatgtattattgggatgagccttacctgtttagaatttgtgttgacaatatgatccggaggtgtgtccccgagatagaacaatcttctattttgcaggcttgtcacgcatcggcttatggaggacattttggaggggtCAGAACAGCTGCGAAAGTGCTTGAGGCCGGattcttttggccaacagtgtttaaagatgtgcgccaatgggtgaagggctgcaatgaatgtcagTGGGTcgggaacatttcccgtcgccatgagatgcccatgaacccaattcaagaggtggaagtgtttgatgactgggggattgacttcatgggtcccttcatcagctcctatggcaataagtagatacttgttgctgtggattacgtgtccaaatgggtagaagttgcagtgttgcccactaatgatgcaagagtggtggtgggttttttgaagaagaacatattcaccagatttgggacaccatgagcgattatcagtgacggaggcacttacttctgtaatagagctttcgagaagttgcttgcaaagtatgatgtacgctacaaggtggctaccccttatcacccgcaaactagtgggtaggttgaagtgtccaacagagagataaagggtgtgctaaccaagactgtgaacgccacaagaactgattgggcgaaaaagttagatgatgcactctgggcctatagaactgcttttaaaacaccgattggtatgtcactatataagttggtgttcgggaaggcctgcCATTTGCCAGTGGAAATTGAACATAGAGCGTGGTGGGCATTGAAACAGCTGAATTTAGACATCGAGGCTGCGGGCACAACGAGGatcacagaattgcatgagctcgacgagTTCAGACATCTTgattttgagagcacaaggttgtacaaggaaagaatgaagaggttgcacaaTAAGAACATTGTGGAGCGAAATTTCAATCATGGAGATatggtgttgctttataactcacgattaaggctatttccgggtaaactcaggtcacgatggtctggaccatttagaGTGGTCGAAGTTTTCCCTTCAGGTGCTATCGAGATTGCCACAGAGAAAGACTCtcgtacatttagagtcaatgggcatagattgaaactatatgtgggcatgagggaaccaaaggaagtgtctgagctacacctgactgaaccacagaggtcgagcgagccttaaatgcgctcatctgcatcgtgctgcgacgttaaatcaggcgctgtgtGGAAGGCAACCCACGAATGTGTTGTAAGTGTAATGCATAacttcaaagaaaagaaaaaaaaagtatcaGGAACACGCCCAGACCGCGGTCCCAGCGTAACCGCGGTCGGATCGCGGTCAAGGACCTCCTCTGAAAGAAGTCTACCGCGGTCCCAGCGTACCTGCGGTAGGACTGCGATCAATACACACTCTAAAAGGGGTCTACCGTGGTCCCAGCGTAACCGCGGCAGACCAGCGCAGGCCAGGTAAGtgcagatttttttttctttttttttattttcttccccCCTTTATTTTAATAACCCTAACCCCCCCTCCCCACTATTCCCCtaaacccttcttttcttcaaACCACCCACATTCCCCATCCccttctctcttctcttctctctttcacACTATCTCCTATCCCTCAAACCCCCCATTGTTACCCCTCCTTTCTTCTCCATCTCTCTCTATCTCCACAACCTATCCCTTTCATTCCTTCTCAAGGTAAGCTTCtctattcttttctctttattttacaTAACTTAGTGTAGtgttttagtttaatttttttttctttctttcttttctttccttttatccATTATT
This region includes:
- the LOC138874651 gene encoding uncharacterized protein gives rise to the protein MGDHEENPAVPIVPEAALYDWAQLTTENLSTTIVVPQIQADSFHITNNMLHFLQNKGLFSGSQVEDPQQHLKNFLSICKTQRQPNVTPEAIKRPIETLYETWERFKGMLVICPHHGIPDLMLGQRFYMGLSDSVKNINQQQGYHPPQQHGGRQEEGFARLEAMMWQVIGSNAKFNERVDAHDATIKNIEVQVGQISMSLNNRPHGTLRADTQINPKDQGPKQLMAVSLHNGRDLDVEQDRARETRQAETFIPVPIELDESTKQTEVPVQPAQEENSIQNATEKEVETVQEPVVDVAADKDQSQLIGKKRPLAPFPQRLAKYQKEEQYKKFFKMLKQIQTCSAVVTRPIVEKLSGPESFTISCTIGNFAFAKALCDLGANINLMPLAIYKRLGIGRARPTSMLLQLADRTVKRPSGILDDVLVQVGKFVFPADFVILDCRVDEEIPIILGRSFLATRRALINCEIGELKMRLNDEEITFNVQKSMRRPSEFANCSLIDAVDVIVETDDEVLTIEDPLAACLMNLDEVNGEELAEWVLALEGRGFWDRTLEFEPLHLENRATPPAKPSIEEPPKL